In the genome of Microcoleus sp. AS-A8, the window ACTTTAAACCTATCTGTAATAGGAAAAGTGAGTTTTTAATAATGCGCCAAACCAAAATCATCAAAGAAACCTTTGGAAATCCTGACCAAGCAGGCTACTACAGTGGAGCTTATATCTTCTCTGACGGCACAGCCGAGTTTGTTTGTGGTTACGAAGCCCCGACTGGCAATAAAAACGGTAGCGAAGAATACTGCAACGTAATGCCAGCAACCCCTCAGCAGGTTTACGCCAAATACGGAAAGCCTTCTTAAGGCTCTTGAGCAAATGACTTTTCAAGAAATAGTAGATTTGCTGACAGAAAAGAAAGTGATTCGGATTTTAGGTTGTTCCTCCCGAATTTTTTATACAAAGCTGAAAGATTTTCCTGCGCCCAAATCCCCAGAGGACTGGGGGGCGATTGAGGACATCAGTACTCGGTTGGGGATAGACAGAGATGACCTGAAAATCTTACTAGAAATGACTCAGACCAAAAAAGCCGCCCTGGCGCGGGTTAAGCAGGATGCAAAAGAACAGAAGCAATGGCTGGCTAACAGGAGAAAGAGTCTATAACCCACGTTAGATTTAAGGGTAAGGGCTAGAATTAATTGATAAAGTTATTCTTTCGCCAGTAAACGCCTAATGGCTGATTCTCATACTCAAATCTAGCCAGGGCGATCGCGTAATCGGTGCACTACTGGAAATGTAATCGACTCCAGTCTCTGCTACGGCTCGGATGGTTTCCAAGGTAATGTTACCCGATGCCTCGATTTTGATGCGATTGTTATTTTCTCGAATCATTGGCACAGCTTGTCGCATCATTTCTAACGGCATATTGTCCAGCATGATGATGTCCGCTTGATGCTCTAACGCTTCTCGAACCTGAGCAAGGGTTTCTGTTTCCACTTCGATGGTGAGTGGGTAGGGAATGCGATCGCGAATTTGGGTAATGGCGTTCCCAATTCCTCCGGCAGCGGCAATGTGGTTGTCTTTAATCATTACCCCATCATCCAACCCCATCCGGTGATTCACGGCACCGCCTATTTGGGTGGCATATTTCTCCAGTAACCTCAACCCTGGTGTTGTCTTGCGCGTGTCTACCAATTGAGTCGGTAAATCGGCAATCTGAGCAACATATTTGTGAGTCAGCGTGGCAATTCCGCTTAGTCGCATGGCTAAATTTAGCGCCACTCGCTCTCCCGTTAACAGCGCATCCAGTGGCCCTTCAATTGTGGCAATAACAGGTCTGCGTTCAGATGGCATTTCTGGCGAGAAATCGCACCATTTTCCCTCTTCTACTAATGGGATGAACCTCACCTGCTGATTGAGCAACTGAAACACCCGTGCGGCGATCGGCAGTCCTGCAATCACCCCGGATTCTTTCGCAATCCATTGCGCCTTTGCCGTTTGAGAACCAGAGGCAAAAAGGCTGTCCGTGGTGCGATCGCCCCGTCCAATATCCTCTAATAACCAGCCGTGCAACAATCCATCCAGCACCAAAAACGGTGGCAGTACAGCCGTTGAAGTTTTCATCTTATTCACGCCTCTAGAGAGCAACCCAGCGCAAGTCCTAAATTATGAAATTTACATGTTCTGCCTAAGAGACACGGGAAAACCCCGCGTCTCCCACTCTCCGCTTCAGGAGCATTCCTCAAACAGCAGCCATTTCTTGATGCTCAATCTTAGTCCCTAG includes:
- the nadC gene encoding carboxylating nicotinate-nucleotide diphosphorylase; the protein is MKTSTAVLPPFLVLDGLLHGWLLEDIGRGDRTTDSLFASGSQTAKAQWIAKESGVIAGLPIAARVFQLLNQQVRFIPLVEEGKWCDFSPEMPSERRPVIATIEGPLDALLTGERVALNLAMRLSGIATLTHKYVAQIADLPTQLVDTRKTTPGLRLLEKYATQIGGAVNHRMGLDDGVMIKDNHIAAAGGIGNAITQIRDRIPYPLTIEVETETLAQVREALEHQADIIMLDNMPLEMMRQAVPMIRENNNRIKIEASGNITLETIRAVAETGVDYISSSAPITRSPWLDLSMRISH